The following proteins come from a genomic window of Natrinema saccharevitans:
- the purB gene encoding adenylosuccinate lyase — MTDTDALYAVSPLDGRYDGRTAPLSPYASEAALMRARVRVEVEYLIALADLEATPLELGLEDREELRGLYKHFAEEDAELIKKLETEGHAGFEATNHDVKAVEYFVRHRLPDGSDASAWIHFGLTSEDVNNLAHRLLVRDAVDEVLLPELYDVRDALAEMAREYRDLPMLARTHGQPATPTTFGKEMAVYAARLGRATGRIRRATDDLRGKLGGASGTYAAHVAAYPDVDWQDFAESFVRELGLEFEPLTTQVNPCDDLAALFDAVRGANDVLLDLDLDMWLYVSDRYLGQEAVEGETGSSTMPHKVNPIDFENSEGNLSKANSDLTFLADYVTTSRLQRDLSDSTVKRNIGGAFAHCLIAYGKTAAGLSKVVPNEQVMRDDLANTPEIIGEAVQTILRREGQEDAYERVKAVTRGKDVTLEDFRDMFDDLEIDESVLEELRALTPAGYTGVASELVDGLE, encoded by the coding sequence ATGACCGACACCGACGCCCTGTACGCCGTCTCGCCGCTGGACGGCCGGTACGACGGCCGGACCGCACCGCTGTCGCCGTACGCGAGCGAGGCCGCCCTGATGCGGGCCCGCGTTCGCGTCGAGGTCGAGTACCTGATCGCGCTGGCCGACCTCGAGGCGACGCCGCTGGAACTCGGCCTCGAGGACCGCGAGGAGCTACGGGGCCTCTACAAGCACTTCGCCGAGGAGGACGCCGAACTGATCAAGAAACTCGAGACCGAGGGCCACGCCGGCTTCGAGGCGACCAACCACGACGTCAAGGCCGTCGAGTACTTCGTCCGCCACCGGCTGCCCGACGGCAGCGACGCCTCGGCCTGGATCCACTTCGGGCTGACGAGCGAGGACGTGAACAACCTCGCCCACCGGCTGCTGGTCCGCGACGCCGTCGACGAAGTGCTGCTGCCCGAGCTGTACGACGTCCGCGACGCCCTCGCGGAGATGGCGCGGGAGTACCGGGACCTGCCGATGCTGGCTCGCACCCACGGCCAGCCCGCGACGCCGACGACCTTCGGGAAGGAGATGGCCGTCTACGCCGCGCGGCTGGGTCGCGCGACCGGCCGGATCCGACGGGCGACAGACGACCTGCGCGGCAAACTCGGCGGCGCGTCGGGCACCTACGCGGCCCACGTCGCCGCCTATCCCGACGTCGACTGGCAGGACTTCGCGGAGAGTTTCGTTCGGGAGTTGGGCCTCGAGTTCGAACCCCTCACCACGCAGGTCAACCCGTGTGACGATCTGGCGGCGCTGTTCGACGCCGTCCGCGGGGCCAACGACGTGCTGCTCGACCTCGATCTCGACATGTGGCTCTACGTCTCCGACCGCTACCTCGGCCAGGAGGCCGTCGAGGGCGAAACCGGCTCCTCGACGATGCCCCACAAGGTCAACCCGATCGACTTCGAGAACAGCGAGGGGAACCTCTCGAAAGCGAACTCCGATCTGACCTTCCTCGCCGACTACGTCACCACTTCCCGGCTCCAGCGGGACCTCTCGGACTCGACGGTCAAGCGCAACATCGGCGGGGCCTTCGCCCACTGCCTGATCGCCTACGGGAAGACCGCCGCCGGCCTCTCGAAGGTCGTGCCGAACGAGCAGGTCATGCGCGACGACCTCGCGAACACGCCCGAGATCATCGGCGAAGCCGTCCAGACGATCCTCCGGCGCGAGGGCCAAGAAGACGCCTACGAGCGCGTCAAGGCCGTCACCCGGGGCAAGGACGTCACCCTCGAGGACTTCCGCGACATGTTCGACGACCTCGAGATCGACGAGAGCGTTCTCGAGGAGCTGCGCGCGCTGACGCCGGCCGGGTACACGGGCGTGGCGAGCGAGTTGGTCGACGGCCTCGAGTAG